The Mycolicibacterium flavescens genome has a segment encoding these proteins:
- a CDS encoding putative Fe-S protein, with amino-acid sequence MTIGQVAQLWRHPVKSLGGVKVDETHIGPRGVLGDRLWAVRDLERDITASARRIPLLLTATARYVDPLPPDAGPGNVPEVEITFPDGTVLSSRDPAVHTKLSELVDREVKLTALPPAEDTSLHRMRLHNRKDAVASAQLRADFGVTEGEKLPDLAKFPMGELLKLGRYSTPPGMFVDLAPVHIMTATSVAAIADEIGDDVDVRRFRPNVLITLDDPEGDLPESNWVGAKTRVGDVGLEVISQTVRCVVPSRAQPGLEVDRRITRAVAGRAQRCLGVYCTVPRPGMVRVGDDVDIRTASASRPRKLLDDATMSAKRFTLGLATAAADRIFR; translated from the coding sequence ATGACCATCGGCCAAGTTGCCCAACTGTGGCGCCACCCGGTCAAGTCGCTGGGCGGGGTCAAGGTGGACGAGACCCACATCGGTCCGCGCGGAGTGCTCGGCGACCGGCTGTGGGCGGTTCGTGACCTCGAACGCGACATCACGGCTTCGGCGCGACGCATTCCGCTGCTGCTGACCGCAACGGCGCGCTACGTCGACCCGCTGCCACCGGACGCGGGCCCGGGGAATGTACCCGAGGTCGAGATCACCTTCCCTGACGGCACTGTTCTGTCGAGCCGCGACCCCGCGGTGCACACCAAGCTCTCCGAACTGGTGGACCGCGAAGTCAAGCTGACCGCGCTGCCGCCCGCCGAGGACACCAGCCTGCACCGCATGCGGCTGCACAACCGGAAGGACGCCGTGGCCTCGGCCCAGTTGCGCGCCGACTTCGGGGTCACCGAGGGCGAGAAGCTTCCCGACCTGGCGAAGTTCCCGATGGGTGAACTGTTGAAGCTCGGCCGCTATTCGACGCCGCCCGGCATGTTCGTCGATCTCGCTCCGGTGCACATCATGACCGCCACCAGCGTGGCCGCCATCGCTGACGAGATCGGTGACGACGTCGACGTGCGGCGGTTCCGGCCCAATGTGCTGATAACGCTCGATGACCCGGAAGGGGACCTCCCCGAATCGAACTGGGTGGGCGCTAAGACCAGAGTCGGTGATGTCGGCCTCGAGGTCATCTCGCAGACCGTTCGCTGCGTCGTGCCCAGCCGAGCGCAGCCGGGACTCGAGGTGGACCGCAGGATCACCCGCGCTGTGGCCGGCCGCGCCCAGCGGTGCCTCGGCGTCTACTGCACAGTCCCGCGGCCCGGCATGGTGCGGGTGGGCGACGACGTCGACATCCGAACGGCCTCCGCGTCACGTCCGAGGAAGCTGCTCGACGACGCCACGATGAGCGCCAAGCGCTTCACCCTCGGCCTGGCCACCGCGGCCGCCGACCGGATCTTCCGTTAG
- the kdgR_1 gene encoding transcriptional regulator — protein sequence MSSAETSGRASPPTERVVRVLDFLAGHPDQRFGVSELARRTGLSKPTCLGLVSTLADAGYLVRDPSDKTYRLGPSLITLGHRAQEALRVSPAAREELRRLSSRFGVTAALSAVVDDRITVLDLVSPSGVSAGVEVGQSYPFAPPVGLMFVLWDEEAQRDWLAKEPTVLTRTPLRTDTERLHRVIAECRADGYLVERLTPGGRRLYSLMAGMSAQLPDELRALLGELVSDIGERVYLRDENGTGRKRHDISVISAPVYDHYQRQIMVASMHIGKALTDNEITERARALVATADAVTEQLGGVKRRDIT from the coding sequence GTGAGCTCAGCCGAAACCTCCGGTCGTGCGTCGCCGCCGACCGAGCGCGTGGTGCGCGTGCTCGACTTCCTGGCCGGCCACCCCGACCAGCGGTTCGGCGTCTCAGAGTTGGCTCGGCGCACCGGCTTGAGCAAGCCGACCTGCCTAGGGCTGGTCAGTACGCTCGCCGATGCGGGGTACCTCGTGCGCGATCCGAGCGACAAGACGTACCGGCTGGGCCCGTCGCTGATCACGCTCGGGCACCGGGCCCAAGAGGCGTTGCGGGTGAGCCCCGCCGCCCGCGAGGAACTGCGCCGGCTGTCGTCCCGCTTCGGCGTCACGGCGGCCCTGTCGGCGGTGGTCGACGACCGCATCACGGTGCTCGACCTCGTATCCCCGTCGGGCGTCAGTGCCGGCGTCGAGGTCGGGCAGAGCTATCCGTTCGCACCGCCGGTCGGCTTGATGTTCGTGCTCTGGGACGAGGAGGCGCAACGCGACTGGTTGGCCAAGGAGCCGACGGTGTTGACGCGCACGCCTCTGCGCACGGACACCGAACGGTTGCACCGGGTGATCGCCGAATGCCGCGCGGACGGTTACCTGGTCGAGCGGCTGACGCCCGGTGGGCGGCGGTTGTATTCGTTGATGGCGGGGATGTCGGCGCAGTTGCCTGACGAGTTGCGCGCCCTGCTCGGTGAACTGGTCTCCGATATCGGCGAACGGGTGTATCTGCGCGATGAGAACGGCACCGGCCGCAAACGCCATGACATCAGCGTGATCTCGGCGCCGGTGTACGACCACTACCAGCGACAGATCATGGTCGCCTCGATGCACATCGGAAAGGCATTGACCGACAACGAGATCACCGAGCGGGCGCGAGCATTGGTCGCGACGGCCGATGCGGTGACCGAACAGTTGGGCGGGGTCAAGCGCCGCGACATCACTTAG
- a CDS encoding short chain dehydrogenase produces MAGMLDGKVVVISGVGPALGTTLARRCAQEGADLVLAARTVERLEDVAKQVTDLGRRALSVGTDITDDAQVNNLVDETMKAYGKVDVLINNAFRVPSMKPLANTTFEHMRDAIELTVFGALRLIQGFTPALAASNGSVVNVNSMVVRHSQAKYGAYKMAKSALLAMSQSLATELGEQGIRVNSILPGYIWGGTLESYFNHQAGKYGTTVDEIYKATAAASDLKRLPTEDEVASAILFMASDLSSGITGQALDVNCGEYKA; encoded by the coding sequence ATGGCCGGGATGCTCGATGGAAAAGTCGTCGTCATCAGCGGCGTCGGACCCGCGCTGGGCACGACGCTCGCGCGCCGGTGCGCCCAGGAGGGCGCCGACCTCGTGCTGGCCGCCCGCACGGTCGAACGGCTGGAGGACGTCGCCAAACAGGTGACCGACCTGGGCAGGCGGGCGCTGTCGGTGGGCACCGACATCACCGACGACGCGCAGGTGAACAATCTCGTCGACGAGACGATGAAGGCGTACGGCAAGGTCGACGTGCTCATCAACAACGCGTTTCGGGTGCCGTCGATGAAACCGTTGGCCAACACCACTTTCGAGCACATGCGTGATGCGATCGAGTTGACCGTCTTCGGTGCTCTGCGGCTGATTCAGGGGTTCACCCCTGCGCTGGCGGCATCCAACGGATCCGTCGTCAACGTGAACTCCATGGTGGTTCGTCACTCGCAGGCCAAGTACGGCGCCTACAAGATGGCCAAGTCGGCGCTGCTGGCGATGTCGCAGTCGTTGGCCACTGAACTCGGCGAGCAGGGTATCCGCGTGAATTCCATTCTGCCGGGCTATATCTGGGGCGGGACGTTGGAGAGCTACTTCAACCATCAGGCCGGCAAGTACGGCACCACCGTCGACGAGATCTACAAGGCGACCGCGGCCGCATCCGATCTCAAACGGCTGCCCACCGAGGACGAGGTGGCCTCGGCGATCCTGTTCATGGCCAGCGACCTGTCGAGCGGAATCACCGGCCAGGCACTGGATGTCAACTGTGGGGAGTACAAGGCGTGA
- a CDS encoding ketosteroid isomerase-like protein gives MTVTNPDAPVHLAGKRSRVAAIAHDKQAWLDNFAEDAVVEDPIGPSHFDPEGKGHRGKEAIAAFYDKAIAPSELRFDFVETFQCGNEEANVGRIVIQSAGYEVTAEGVFTYRVDDAGKLVALRAYWELDRATASARKL, from the coding sequence GTGACCGTCACCAACCCCGACGCACCGGTCCACCTGGCGGGCAAGCGATCCCGCGTGGCGGCGATCGCCCACGACAAGCAGGCATGGCTGGACAACTTCGCCGAGGACGCCGTCGTCGAAGATCCGATCGGGCCGTCGCATTTCGACCCGGAGGGCAAAGGCCATCGCGGCAAGGAAGCCATCGCCGCGTTCTACGACAAGGCGATCGCGCCCAGCGAGTTGCGTTTCGACTTCGTCGAGACGTTTCAGTGCGGCAACGAGGAAGCCAACGTCGGCCGTATCGTGATCCAGTCCGCGGGCTACGAGGTGACGGCCGAGGGCGTGTTCACCTACCGCGTCGACGACGCGGGCAAACTCGTTGCACTGCGCGCCTATTGGGAGCTGGACCGCGCGACCGCCAGCGCGCGCAAGCTCTAA
- a CDS encoding lipid transfer protein or keto acyl-CoA thiolase Ltp4 codes for MTSDNGVAVVGFAHAPHVRRTDGTTNGVEMLMPCFHQLYDELGLKQTDIGFWCSGSSDYLAGRAFSFISAIDSIGAVPPINESHVEMDAAWALYEAYIKILTGEVDTALVYGFGKSSAGVLRRVLALQTDPYSVAPLWPDAVSMAGLQARFGLDAGKWTAEQMAQVALDAMTAAGRTDSEKPAKSIDELLERPYFADPLRRHDIAPITDGASAIVLAAGDRARELRENPAWITGIEHRIETPILGARDLTTSPSTAASAQAATGGDAGSIEVAEIYAPFSHQHLILTEAIGLPPSAKVNPSGGALSANPMFSAGLERIGFAARHIFDGSAQRVLAHATSGPALQQNLVAVLEGRS; via the coding sequence ATGACTTCGGACAACGGGGTAGCGGTCGTCGGCTTCGCGCACGCACCACATGTACGGCGCACCGACGGGACCACCAATGGCGTCGAGATGCTGATGCCGTGCTTCCATCAGCTCTACGACGAGCTCGGCCTGAAACAGACCGATATCGGATTCTGGTGCTCGGGTTCTTCGGATTATCTTGCGGGCCGGGCTTTCTCGTTCATCTCCGCGATCGACTCGATCGGTGCGGTGCCGCCCATCAACGAGTCGCACGTCGAGATGGACGCGGCGTGGGCGCTGTATGAGGCCTACATCAAGATCCTCACCGGTGAGGTGGACACCGCGCTGGTGTACGGCTTCGGCAAGTCGAGCGCCGGCGTGCTGCGCCGGGTGCTGGCGCTGCAGACCGACCCGTACAGCGTGGCCCCGCTGTGGCCGGACGCGGTGTCGATGGCGGGCCTGCAGGCGCGGTTCGGACTGGACGCCGGCAAGTGGACCGCCGAGCAGATGGCGCAGGTGGCGTTGGACGCGATGACGGCCGCCGGCCGCACCGACAGCGAGAAGCCGGCCAAATCGATCGATGAACTCTTGGAACGTCCGTACTTCGCGGATCCGTTGCGCCGCCACGACATCGCGCCGATCACCGACGGCGCGTCGGCGATCGTGCTCGCCGCCGGCGACCGGGCACGTGAGCTCCGCGAGAACCCCGCGTGGATCACCGGGATCGAACATCGCATCGAGACGCCGATACTGGGCGCCCGTGATCTGACCACCTCGCCGTCGACGGCGGCATCGGCACAGGCAGCCACCGGCGGTGACGCGGGATCCATCGAGGTGGCCGAGATCTACGCGCCGTTCAGCCACCAGCACCTGATCCTCACCGAGGCGATCGGGCTGCCCCCGTCGGCGAAGGTCAACCCGTCGGGTGGAGCTTTGTCCGCCAACCCGATGTTCTCCGCGGGCCTCGAGCGCATCGGCTTCGCGGCCCGGCACATCTTCGACGGATCGGCCCAGCGGGTGTTGGCGCATGCCACGAGCGGGCCTGCGCTGCAACAGAATCTGGTCGCGGTCCTGGAAGGACGGTCATGA
- the kshA_1 gene encoding Rieske (2Fe-2S) domain-containing protein — MTTNSAGIREIDTGALPDRYARGWHCLGPVKDYLDGKPHGIEIFGTMLVVFADSHGDVKVLDGYCRHMGGNLSQGTIKGDEVACPFHDWRWGGDGKCKLVPYAKRTPRLARTRAWETDVRGGLLFVWHDHEGNPPQPEVRIPDIPEVESDEWTDWKWNSILIENANCREIIDNVTDMAHFFYIHYGLPTYFKNVFEGHIASQYLHNVGRPDINDMGTTYGEAHLDSEASYFGPSFMINWLHNNYGGYKAESILINCHYPVTQNSFMLQWGVIVEKPKGLDEKMTEKLANTFTEGVSKGFLQDVEIWKHKTRIDNPLLVEEDGAVYQMRRWYQQFYVDVADVTPDMTDRFEIEVDTTAANEKWHVEVEENLKRQAEEKDEKERAEQTSS; from the coding sequence GTGACTACTAACAGCGCGGGAATTCGTGAGATCGACACCGGCGCCCTGCCCGACCGGTACGCCCGGGGTTGGCACTGCCTCGGCCCGGTGAAGGACTACCTGGACGGCAAGCCGCACGGCATCGAGATCTTCGGCACCATGCTGGTGGTCTTCGCCGATTCACACGGCGATGTGAAGGTGCTCGACGGCTACTGCCGCCACATGGGCGGAAACCTCTCCCAGGGCACGATCAAGGGCGACGAGGTGGCCTGCCCGTTCCACGACTGGCGCTGGGGCGGGGACGGCAAGTGCAAGCTGGTGCCCTACGCCAAGCGCACACCGCGGCTGGCCCGCACTCGGGCTTGGGAGACCGACGTTCGCGGCGGGCTCCTGTTCGTGTGGCACGACCACGAGGGCAATCCGCCCCAGCCCGAGGTCCGGATCCCCGACATCCCGGAGGTCGAGAGCGACGAGTGGACCGACTGGAAGTGGAACTCGATCCTGATCGAGAACGCCAACTGCCGGGAGATCATCGACAACGTCACCGACATGGCGCACTTCTTCTACATCCACTACGGCTTGCCGACGTACTTCAAGAACGTGTTCGAAGGTCATATCGCGTCGCAGTATCTGCACAACGTGGGCCGGCCCGACATCAACGACATGGGCACCACCTACGGTGAGGCGCACCTCGACTCGGAGGCGTCGTATTTCGGCCCGTCGTTCATGATCAACTGGCTGCACAACAACTACGGCGGATACAAGGCCGAGTCGATCCTGATCAACTGCCACTACCCCGTCACGCAGAACTCGTTCATGTTGCAGTGGGGCGTCATCGTCGAGAAGCCCAAGGGCCTGGACGAGAAGATGACCGAGAAGCTGGCCAACACGTTCACCGAGGGTGTCAGCAAGGGCTTCCTTCAGGACGTGGAGATCTGGAAGCACAAGACCCGCATCGACAATCCGCTCCTCGTCGAGGAGGACGGTGCGGTGTACCAGATGCGTCGGTGGTATCAGCAGTTCTACGTCGACGTAGCCGACGTCACCCCGGACATGACCGACCGCTTCGAGATCGAGGTCGACACCACGGCGGCCAACGAGAAGTGGCATGTCGAGGTCGAGGAGAACCTCAAGCGCCAGGCCGAAGAGAAGGACGAGAAGGAAAGAGCCGAGCAGACCTCGTCATGA
- the yrdA_1 gene encoding isoleucine patch superfamily enzyme, carbonic anhydrase/acetyltransferase, with product MPLYSFEGRAPTIDPDAFIAPTATLVGDVHVEAGASVWFNAVLRADFAPIVVREGANVQDCCILHAPPGIPVDIGPGATVAHACVVHGAHIGAEAVLANHCTVLDGAVIGARTMIAAHSLVVGGTKIPDEVLVTGAPAKVRGPIAGTGAEMWVNTNPGAYQELARRYSTGLKLVED from the coding sequence ATGCCGTTGTACTCCTTCGAGGGGCGCGCACCGACGATCGATCCGGACGCGTTCATCGCGCCGACGGCCACACTTGTCGGTGACGTGCACGTCGAGGCGGGCGCCTCGGTGTGGTTCAACGCGGTGCTGCGGGCCGACTTCGCTCCGATCGTGGTCCGCGAGGGCGCCAACGTGCAGGACTGCTGCATCCTGCACGCGCCACCCGGCATCCCGGTGGACATCGGCCCCGGCGCCACGGTCGCCCACGCGTGCGTCGTGCACGGTGCCCATATCGGCGCGGAGGCGGTGCTCGCCAATCACTGCACGGTGCTCGACGGCGCGGTCATCGGCGCGCGCACGATGATCGCGGCGCACTCGCTCGTCGTCGGCGGCACGAAAATCCCCGACGAGGTGCTGGTGACCGGCGCGCCGGCGAAGGTGCGCGGCCCGATCGCGGGAACCGGCGCCGAGATGTGGGTCAACACCAATCCGGGCGCCTACCAGGAGCTGGCTCGCCGCTACTCGACGGGCCTGAAACTCGTCGAGGACTGA
- the rutA_2 gene encoding putative F420-dependent oxidoreductase, Rv2161c family, protein MQYTCAVPMCPIDQLVDIARTAEEVGFTSIALPDSIFYMEKQSADYPYTPDGSRMWDENTPWVDPLIAAGAMGAVTSTLRFYTNVMKLGSRNPLLLARQVGSVANLTNNRFGFGVGIGWAPEEFEWCGQPYAKRGKRVDEMIEVIKLVLAGGMVEFHGEFYDFDKLQMSPAPTEAVPFYVGGHTDVALKRAARVGDGWTSAMMTGEQLAETIAKLKALLAEYGRADAPFEFQAVCIDKFGVDGHRELAESGVTDNIVMPWVFEGLGFDAPLKDKQDSMKRFADTYIHSGWQQ, encoded by the coding sequence ATGCAGTACACCTGCGCGGTACCGATGTGCCCGATCGACCAGCTCGTCGACATCGCCAGGACCGCCGAGGAGGTTGGCTTCACCTCGATCGCGTTGCCGGACTCCATCTTCTATATGGAGAAGCAATCGGCGGACTACCCCTACACCCCGGACGGCTCGCGGATGTGGGACGAGAACACCCCCTGGGTGGACCCGCTGATCGCCGCCGGTGCGATGGGTGCGGTGACGTCGACGCTGCGCTTTTACACCAACGTGATGAAGTTGGGCTCACGCAACCCGCTGCTGCTCGCGCGCCAGGTCGGCTCGGTGGCCAACCTGACGAACAACCGGTTCGGGTTCGGTGTCGGGATCGGTTGGGCACCTGAGGAGTTCGAATGGTGCGGCCAGCCATACGCAAAGCGCGGCAAGCGGGTCGACGAGATGATCGAGGTCATCAAACTCGTGCTGGCCGGCGGCATGGTCGAGTTCCACGGCGAGTTCTACGACTTCGACAAGCTGCAGATGAGTCCGGCGCCCACCGAAGCGGTCCCGTTCTACGTCGGCGGCCACACCGACGTCGCGCTCAAGCGCGCGGCGCGTGTCGGCGACGGGTGGACCAGCGCGATGATGACCGGTGAGCAGCTGGCCGAGACGATCGCCAAGCTCAAGGCGCTGCTCGCCGAATACGGTCGCGCCGATGCACCGTTCGAGTTTCAAGCGGTGTGCATCGACAAGTTCGGCGTCGACGGCCACCGTGAACTCGCCGAATCCGGCGTCACCGACAACATCGTGATGCCCTGGGTGTTCGAAGGATTGGGCTTCGACGCACCGCTCAAGGACAAACAGGATTCGATGAAGCGCTTCGCCGACACCTACATCCACTCGGGCTGGCAGCAGTGA
- the pknK_1 gene encoding Ser/Thr protein kinase yields the protein MLDSWADRTAGVEELVAECLSSPETTPPFLVSVAANVAAFVVLWRFDFDAARGWQQWAAPYQNDDNPFSRIYGPCLAGMAAREQLDDGAERCFREALQLAESYGGIRHSDAALLAGGLLGELLFERGDIDEAGPLLDECYEFGSSGGTVEFLILRHVVSARVRAARGDLETAAVRLNEGVSVATTLGLPRLRAHVHNELARLGLPIVDPPGRADHGGALPDGGWVRPPPKFATKPSSERCWSFNQISPVSRLRSGWNGWRRKDVRALCVRPEPCWQRRWPRRTEPKSRFSQLTTQPEPPTTALQRNCNTGSRRWLCHLITAFAGESADEQVID from the coding sequence ATGCTCGATAGTTGGGCCGATCGCACCGCCGGCGTAGAAGAACTGGTCGCCGAGTGCCTTTCAAGTCCTGAGACGACACCGCCGTTTCTTGTCAGCGTTGCGGCGAACGTCGCCGCGTTCGTCGTGCTCTGGCGGTTCGATTTCGACGCTGCCCGCGGGTGGCAGCAGTGGGCCGCGCCCTACCAGAACGACGACAATCCGTTCAGCAGGATCTACGGGCCTTGCCTGGCGGGTATGGCCGCGCGCGAACAGCTCGACGACGGCGCTGAGCGCTGTTTTCGCGAGGCGCTGCAGCTGGCCGAAAGCTACGGGGGGATCAGGCATTCGGATGCGGCGCTACTCGCCGGCGGACTTCTCGGTGAATTGTTGTTCGAACGCGGCGATATCGACGAGGCCGGCCCGCTGCTGGACGAATGCTACGAGTTCGGGTCATCAGGCGGCACAGTCGAGTTCCTGATTCTGCGGCATGTCGTGAGCGCGCGAGTCAGGGCGGCGCGCGGCGACCTCGAAACCGCAGCGGTGCGCTTGAATGAGGGAGTAAGCGTCGCAACGACGCTGGGGCTGCCACGGTTGCGCGCGCATGTCCACAACGAACTCGCGCGGCTCGGGCTGCCGATCGTCGACCCACCAGGGCGAGCCGACCACGGCGGCGCTCTGCCCGACGGGGGCTGGGTGAGGCCACCGCCCAAATTCGCGACGAAACCCTCATCCGAGCGTTGTTGGTCGTTCAACCAGATCTCGCCTGTCAGCAGGCTGCGCAGTGGGTGGAACGGCTGGCGCCGCAAGGACGTCCGCGCGCTCTGCGTCAGGCCAGAACCCTGTTGGCAGAGGCGATGGCCGCGGCGAACAGAACCGAAGAGCAGATTCTCGCAGCTCACGACCCAGCCTGAACCGCCCACAACCGCGCTGCAACGCAACTGCAACACCGGTTCGCGACGGTGGCTCTGTCATCTCATCACTGCATTCGCGGGGGAATCAGCCGATGAGCAAGTGATCGACTGA
- a CDS encoding sulfotransferase family protein: protein MSPRTDVGTVADLHASATKACGLDDFGSDDDNYREALGVLLESYRRDADLTEFGSKMQRFFVRNALVARLVSEAAWKQHPQHADVAIEKPIFVTGLPRTGTTAIHRLLAADPRHQGLELWLAEYPQPRPPRETWPDNPVFAQLDAQFSKAHAENPDYTGLHYMTADEVEECWQLLRQSLHSVSYETLAHIPTYSQWLAKQDWAKPYQRHRKNLQLIGLNEPEKRWVLKNPSHLFALDALFKTYPDALVIQCHRPPETIMASMCSLAQHTTEGWSTTFVGETIGRDSLETWSRGLELFNAERAKHDPAQFYDLDYFELIKDPVGAVADIYRAFGIEFTDAARDAATATHEESKKGPRAPKHTYSLADYGLTDDEVKERFKGL from the coding sequence GTGAGCCCACGCACGGACGTCGGTACGGTCGCCGACCTGCACGCTTCGGCGACCAAGGCCTGCGGCCTCGACGATTTCGGCAGCGACGACGACAACTACCGCGAAGCACTCGGGGTGTTGCTCGAGTCCTACCGTCGCGACGCGGATCTCACCGAGTTCGGCAGCAAGATGCAACGCTTCTTCGTGCGCAACGCGCTGGTCGCCCGGCTCGTATCCGAAGCGGCGTGGAAGCAGCACCCGCAGCACGCCGACGTCGCGATCGAGAAGCCGATCTTCGTGACGGGTCTGCCCCGCACCGGCACCACAGCCATTCACCGACTCTTGGCCGCCGACCCCCGCCACCAGGGTCTGGAACTGTGGCTGGCGGAATATCCCCAGCCTCGGCCGCCGCGCGAAACGTGGCCCGACAACCCGGTTTTCGCCCAACTCGACGCCCAGTTCAGCAAGGCCCACGCGGAGAACCCGGACTACACCGGCCTGCATTACATGACCGCCGACGAGGTCGAGGAATGCTGGCAGTTGCTCCGCCAGTCGCTGCATTCGGTGTCCTACGAGACGCTGGCCCACATCCCGACATACTCACAGTGGCTGGCCAAACAGGACTGGGCGAAGCCCTATCAGCGGCACCGCAAGAACCTTCAGTTGATCGGTCTGAACGAACCCGAGAAGCGGTGGGTCCTGAAGAACCCGAGCCACCTGTTCGCGCTCGACGCGCTGTTCAAGACGTATCCGGACGCGCTGGTCATCCAGTGTCACCGGCCGCCGGAGACGATCATGGCCTCGATGTGCTCGCTGGCCCAACACACCACCGAGGGCTGGTCCACCACGTTCGTCGGGGAGACGATCGGACGCGATTCGCTGGAGACCTGGTCGCGGGGCCTGGAATTGTTCAACGCCGAACGGGCCAAACACGATCCGGCCCAGTTCTACGATCTCGACTACTTCGAGCTGATCAAGGATCCCGTCGGCGCTGTGGCCGACATCTACCGTGCGTTCGGAATCGAGTTCACCGACGCCGCGCGTGACGCGGCGACCGCGACTCACGAAGAGAGCAAGAAGGGCCCACGGGCGCCCAAGCACACCTACTCGCTGGCCGATTACGGCTTGACCGACGACGAGGTCAAGGAGCGCTTCAAGGGGCTGTGA
- a CDS encoding membrane protein, whose product MNLSATTVRRGLYGMFAGGLLAFGSAAIVAPVANAQPAPAPTQDNTCSVSAIANTSSTVSASTSTYLASNPEANEALTEIAAKPQDQATQDFRAYFAQNPQVESELKAINQPVAQISSQCGVEVTPTPISDALTDA is encoded by the coding sequence ATGAACCTGTCCGCAACGACCGTTCGACGCGGCCTGTACGGAATGTTCGCCGGCGGCCTGCTTGCTTTCGGTTCCGCCGCGATCGTGGCACCGGTTGCCAATGCGCAGCCGGCTCCGGCGCCGACGCAGGACAACACCTGCAGTGTGAGCGCGATTGCCAACACCTCGAGCACGGTGTCGGCATCGACGAGCACCTACCTCGCCTCGAACCCCGAGGCCAACGAGGCGTTGACGGAGATCGCCGCGAAGCCGCAGGATCAGGCCACGCAGGACTTCCGCGCCTACTTCGCGCAGAACCCGCAGGTCGAGTCCGAGCTGAAGGCCATCAACCAGCCGGTCGCGCAGATCTCGAGTCAGTGCGGTGTGGAAGTGACACCGACGCCGATCTCGGACGCGTTGACTGACGCGTAA
- a CDS encoding acetyl-CoA acetyltransferase encodes MSKQLAAVLGTGQTKYVAKRQDVSMNGLVREAIDKALSDAGATMDDIDAVVVGKAPDFFEGVMMPELFMADAVGATNKPLIRVHTAGSVGGSTAVVAASLVQSGKYRRVLAMAWEKQSESNAMWALSIPVPFTKPVGAGAGGYFAPHVRAYIRRSGAPNHIGAMVAVKDRLNGAKNPLAHLHQPDITLEKVMSSQMLWDPIRFDETCPSSDGACALVIGNEEIADQRLADGNPVAWIHATALRTEPLAYSGRDQVNPQAGRDAAKALWKSAGITSPIDEIDVAEIYVPFSWFEPMWLENLGFAAEGEGWKLTEAGETAIGGRIPLNASGGVLSSNPIGASGMIRFAEAAIQVMGKAGEHQVEGARKALGHAYGGGSQYYSMWVVSSDKPAA; translated from the coding sequence ATGAGCAAGCAACTGGCTGCGGTACTGGGCACCGGACAGACGAAATACGTCGCCAAGCGCCAGGACGTGTCGATGAACGGCCTGGTGCGCGAAGCCATCGACAAGGCGCTGTCCGACGCGGGCGCGACGATGGACGATATCGACGCGGTGGTGGTCGGCAAGGCGCCCGACTTCTTCGAGGGCGTGATGATGCCCGAACTGTTCATGGCCGATGCCGTCGGTGCGACGAACAAGCCGTTGATCCGCGTGCACACCGCCGGTTCGGTGGGCGGTTCGACCGCGGTGGTGGCCGCCAGCCTCGTGCAGTCCGGGAAGTACCGGCGCGTGCTGGCGATGGCGTGGGAGAAGCAGTCCGAGTCGAACGCCATGTGGGCGTTGAGCATTCCGGTGCCGTTCACCAAACCCGTCGGCGCGGGCGCAGGCGGTTACTTCGCCCCACACGTGCGCGCCTACATCCGCCGCTCCGGGGCACCCAACCACATCGGTGCGATGGTTGCGGTCAAGGACCGGCTCAACGGCGCCAAGAACCCGTTGGCCCATCTGCATCAGCCCGACATCACGCTGGAGAAGGTGATGTCATCGCAGATGCTGTGGGACCCCATCCGATTCGACGAGACGTGCCCGTCCTCCGACGGTGCCTGCGCACTGGTGATCGGCAACGAGGAAATCGCCGACCAGCGTCTGGCCGACGGCAACCCGGTCGCCTGGATCCACGCGACCGCGCTTCGCACCGAACCACTGGCGTACTCGGGTCGCGATCAGGTCAACCCGCAAGCGGGCCGCGACGCGGCCAAGGCGTTGTGGAAATCCGCGGGCATCACGAGCCCGATCGACGAGATCGACGTCGCCGAGATCTATGTGCCTTTCTCCTGGTTCGAGCCGATGTGGCTCGAGAACCTCGGCTTCGCAGCGGAGGGAGAGGGCTGGAAGCTGACCGAGGCCGGGGAGACCGCGATCGGCGGACGCATCCCGCTCAACGCCTCTGGCGGTGTGCTGTCGAGCAATCCCATTGGCGCGTCGGGCATGATCCGGTTCGCCGAGGCGGCGATCCAGGTGATGGGCAAGGCCGGTGAGCACCAGGTCGAGGGCGCCCGCAAGGCGCTCGGCCACGCCTACGGCGGCGGATCGCAGTACTACTCGATGTGGGTGGTTTCCAGCGACAAGCCGGCAGCGTGA